The Anguilla rostrata isolate EN2019 chromosome 1, ASM1855537v3, whole genome shotgun sequence nucleotide sequence CAGAACATTAGTATGTGGAAAAACATGACGGTGGGGGAAGggcaatgtataaaaagtgctgtatggtgaaatggtgaaaccaaagtatatactaatacccttaaataaaagctgagaatgtgcacgtGTTGAGAACCTCAcatgcattgtttgattacaaaattaaaattgtacaaaaatgccaagttactcacacatactgtGCAATGccctgtctataagtcatttattcaaactAGCAAAATCTGCCGTAAAAGTATTGCtttcaaaattaggccaagttacaagaaacaattttGGCTAGCCTAGCtctcaaaaatgaaacaagctgtattcctaGGCAGTGctgctacccagtgtttcctaaattatttagaGTAACTTGCGTTCCTCCAATGTTGACTCCCCTCTGTGCTCTCCCGCTAACTCCGCTAGGGCCGTGGCGACAGCGGCCAGCTCCCCCGCTAATTAACATCCATcctgaggagaaagagagaaacgaTCCCGGCTGATAAGAGGAGCTGAGAGGTTTTTGTTGGACTGGGGtggtgccctgtgtgtgtgtgtgtggggtttggggtcaaagttcaaaggGTCAGGGCCGACTGCTTGGGAAACAGGCCTCCATTTCCTTTTATTCCTTACTTAGCTCTttgtacagtagtgtgtgtgtgtgtatgcgtgtgtgtgtgtgtgtgagtgtgtgtccgtgcatgctgtgtgtgtgtgtgcttgcatgctgtgtgtgtaggtgtgtgtgtgtatatgtgtgtgtgtgtctgcatgctgtgtgtgtgtgtgtgtgtgtgtgcttgcatgctgtgtgtgtaggtgtgtgtgtgtgtgtatgcgtgtgtgtgtatgtgtatgtgtgtgtgtgtgtgtgagtgtgtgtccgtgcatgctgtgtgtgtgtgtgcttgcatgctgtgtgtgtaggtgtgtgtgtgtatatgtgtgtgtgtcatgctgtgtgtgtgtgtgtgtgtgtgctcatgctgtgtgtgtggtggtgtatagtatggtgtggtgtgtgttctgcatgctgtgtgtgtgtgttcccctaACCCTTCTCCTGGACCTGAGCCTGAGaagctctccctctgtgtggGTCAGTGGTGCTCTAATCCCATAATCACTGTAGTTACTGTGCCCTTCCtgctgaccacacacacacacacacacacgcaacacacacacacaccctgcgcATACAGAGtctcagctcacacacacagcatccacCTTCAACCCTGACCTTATCCCTAAacctaaaccacacacacacacacacacacacacacacactgcgcatacAGAGTCTCATCTCACACAGGCATCCACCTTCCACTCTGACCCCAACCCTAATACTTCCACCCTGTCCAAACACTGGTTCCACACCCTACTCTCTGTGAGAGTTTGGCTCTGGTCGTGCGTGCTGCTGGAATTCAGTCTCTCAGCAGCCTACTTATCGTGAAGCTTCACgtttcattacatcacatcacattacattacattacattacattacaggcatttagcagatgctcttatccaagaCCTGCTCCTTACCCAGTATACTACATCGCCACCCGTGTCAACCCTATGGACTGAGCCAGCCCAGCCCCATGCTGCCTCTGAGCAGCCCGCTCTGTGATGGAGGTGAAATGTTCACGTTGCGTTTCAGCGTTTCGTGAATGTGTTTAGAAGTGCCTTCAGCAGGGCTCACGTGCAGCTCAGTAATGATgggagacgtgtgtgtgtgatgtcatagcaCTGTTCCACTTGCAGTCGGACTCGAAGCCAGCGCAACACCTgctgtgtgactgactgactgcgtGCTGGCCATGTGAACTTGGGTAATTTAGACGTATGGATGGATCTGCATGTCCCACATAGATGGGCACCTAAACtgaattttcagtttctgtaatTTTGGGAAACGAGGGGGAAATGTGTTGTTTCTGATGGGAAATGTTGTCCTGGCTTATATTTGTGAATGTTCTATGATGTCATTGCGTTTGAAGACTGTGGGTGGCTTGAATAATGCTGGtccgtgactgtgtgtgtgtgtgtgtgtgtgtgtgtgactgtgtgtgtgtgtgtgtgtgtgtgtgtgtgtgtgtgtgtgtgtgtgggactgtgtgtgtgtgtgtgtgtgtgtgtgtgtggtgtgttgtggtgtgtgtggtgactgtgtgtgtgtgtgtgcgtgtgtgtaactgtgtgtgtgtgtgtgtgtgtgtgtgtgtgtgtgtgcatgtgtgtgtgtgtgtgtgcgtgtgtgtgcgtgcgtgcgtgtgcgtgtgttttactcttctttttttcattagaGATGCAGAATACTCATCCGATCATCCCTACAGATAACCTGTTCATGTAGTACATAATCCTCACCacactgtgtgcgtgcgtgtgtgtgtgtgtgtgtgcgtgtgtgtgtgtgcgtgcgtgtgtgtgtgtttgtgtctctctgtgGGTGAAGGGGAATTTACTGTGCCAATAATTAGTGACCCAACAGCTATGAAGGGAAAGAGGAACTTTTTGTGTTGAGTTGGGATGGGATATTCAGTTGAGTTGTATATTTACCAGAAACACATGCAGGCAAACCAGAAGTTCTGTCAGTATATGACATCACAAGCCTGAACTgaatacatatatgtatacatacgtatgtatacatacacatatttatatatatatatatatatatatatatggataaACCGTACTTGTATTTTTCGGCAGTGGTGTTTTTTGGTTTGTCTTGAGTTTCTCTGGTTGGGTTGTGACCGTGCTTAGCGTAGTAAAACGATCCCCGCGGTGGAGAACACACTTTGACTTCAGGGATCCGGTGACTCGCATCGCCCTTAAGGACAGAAGAAAGAACATTcgatagcgagagagagagagagagagagagagggagagggagggagggagagaaagagagagagggagagagagagagagggagagggaaagagggagggaaagagagagagagggagagagagaggtagccTGGCGTCTCCGTAGTCGCCACTGCAGGGGCAGTAtgctgaggctgctgggaaaggCCTAAGCAAATGTGACCACAGGGCTGAACCACTTATGCAAactggccgtgtgtgtgtgtgtgtgtgtgtgtggggtttcaCACCGCCACTGAGAAACTGTCTCcgtcacacacagacccacatcCTCCTTATGGGAGCTGTGTGactgctcttacacacacacacactcacacgagcgcacacacgtatacacacgcgcacactcacgcatgcactctcatgcactcacactcacgcacactcacactcacacccacacacccacacacacacatgcactcacacccacacacacacgcactgtcacgcacgcacacacacacactcatgcgagcacacgcacacaaatacatacgcacgcacacgcgtacacacacacatgcactctcacgcacacacacacactcactcacactcacacccacacactgcagtgtttcagaTGTTGGTGATTCTTCTCTGAACTTCACCGTGTAAAGATAGCCCCAGTGTTCAGTTCTCTATCCATCGCTCCTCTGGGGAAAGGTGACTATTCAAatgcgtgctctctctctctctctctctctccccctctctctctctgtcagtgtgcACTGCCTCTAGACAGATTTACATCCCGCATGTCCTTATTATTCTCGAGTGGggatgcaggttttcattcagGATGAGTGACAGTCGACCTGCTGTGCCTGTCatagtaagagagagagagagagagagagaggggaaacggCTCACGCAGGGGACAGGTCAGTCGGCTTTCCGTCGCCTCTGTGCCAAGATCACATCGCTGCCGATCCGGCCTGTTTGACCagacggggtggggggcggagggggggtggcggtgagTGGTTCGCTTCGGTTTCTTTTTATACCCAACTCTCCGTTTCTCCTCTTGAGTGCGATGCCCCCCAGTGTTTACTTGTGAGGGGGCTGCTGTGGGTTCGGCTTGACCCCGGCCTGTATCCCGTCCCTGTCCAGTACGAGCTAACAGGCAAAGCTGATCCCGAGTCAGCAGCTCTCTTCTGAAACTCCTCATGAATAACCGCTTTGAGCAGCGAGTGGGCACGCGGGCGTGTGTCAGGAGGTCTGTGAAGGCCTGTTACCCTGGAAACTGGGTTGGGGGGATCCCAGTGGGCAACGCAGCCTGGCTCACGGCGACTCAACCTCACCAAGATGGCCGACGCCTTACCAACATGGCTGACACCTTACCAAGATGGTCTGTCctcgtgttttatttttcatcccaGAGTAAAGTGGAAGCACAAATATTATTGCAGACCGTGGTCAGATCTTGCATTCCTTCCATCTTACCCTTTTTCTTAATTGCTGGAAGTTCCTGTTAGTAACAGGAGTTTTCAGGCGTTTCCAAAACGCCTGTTGAAGCAGCGGCTGTGCTCGGCCACCTTAACGGATTTTCAGAAGATGCGTCGACTTGGAACGCTTCTCGGTCAAGGGAAGGCAGAGGGAGCTTTTCAGCATTAAGAACAGAGAGCCAGCCATCTGGTGCGTGTTATTAATATCTGTGGTGGAAGCAGACACAGGTGTGGAGCCATCTCCCTGGCTCACGGAGGAGATTTAGGCCAGTGGAGCCTGTTGTTCGCCTCAGACTCAGACCTGTGCTGCTTTCAAGGGTTTCccagtaaaataaatctttttttttttttaaaaagattttgttccaaaaaacagaaaaatgtattggtGCTACCTCCTTGCGAGCGAACTCTCATTTCTGAGTGTGAGGTCACTGAATGCTGGTTGTGTTCTGTTTTGGTTTGGCTAACGTTTGAAAGCGGTTAGCCCGGCTGCGCTCGTCGGTTTCCGTGTTGCACCTAACGCCGTACCCTTTAAACGCATTCGCTAATCGAGGCGCCGCGTTCTCCAACGGCCTCCCTCTTGGTTTAATGTGCTGATTATTATGGGCTGTGACCGATGGCACCTGCTCAGCTGTGCTGGTTGCGTAAAAGGCCTAGCGTGTTGCGCTCCTGTGAGTCACTGGGGGAGGAGAGCGTCTGCTTAAAGCCGAAAACGTAGCAGCGGGGCTTGGAGAAAGGTCACAGGTGCACAGTGTGAGactgggatggggagggggagggggttttgaggggcctggggggggcttGTAAATAGTCACACAGGTTCACATCCGAACACGGTAAAGcatgcgggggagggggcagggaaggagggggatggggggggacgggggcgaCGGAAGCAGGGAGCGGCGGTTTCTCTCGCGCTGCGCTCAGCGGGAGACACGTGCGCGATAAGCGGCGGGCGGATGCCGGCGGCCTGCGTCTCTCTGCGATACGGCGTCCTGCGGCGGGAAGCACCCGCCTGGGCACGCCCCGCACGTGCACcagcctcagagagagagagagagggagagagagggagggggggggagagagagagagggagggagagagagggagagagagagagggagagaaggaaggagagagagagagagagagagagagagggagatgggggagaggggagagagggagagagagagggagggagggagagagaggagaaagggagagagagggagggagggagagagagagggagagagagagaggaagggagggagagatagagggagagggaggcccGTCACTGTGGGACCCACCGTCAGGACTGTTACCATGGTACCGATCGTCAGGACTGTTAACGTGGTACGGCCCGTTGCCGTGGGACCCGCTGTTGCTGCACCGGGTTACCTAACCCTGGTCCCAGCGATCTGTTGCCGTGGGACCCGCCAATGGAATCGCTTCTGAATAGCAGGTGGAAGCTCCAAGTGAAATttgggggcttttttttttttttttaaagtaagagCCATCTGTAGCATCCCCTTTCTGTTACTTGAGCTTaatgagaggggaaaaaaaaaaaaacagcaagagcCCAGAAGAGGGGTTCCCGGGCTCGGTTTTGGGGTtgctggtttccatggcagccgATCTCCGTTCAGTGCCGCTGGCTGGTGAAAACATGCATCTCCATAACGTATCTTTCCTTAAAGCTACgaacacattaaataaaagcacTGGTGGATCTGACTGAGTGAATGTTCTGGGAAAGTGGTTGTTACGATTCTGGGGTTGCAGTTCTGGCTTGAAGGAGAACCAGCATGCGCAGAGGAACCAGAACCAAGCTTAAGAACCACTGAATCGAGCGGAAGCAGCTTTGCCGTCACCCCACAATGCCTGACGTTCTCTGAGGAGAGGCTCCAGACATCATGCAGGCATTAAAGCAGTGTGCTGCCAGCGTTCACCCGAGGCTAATGCTAACCTCCTAGCTTGGATATTCCCCTATGGGGGTTCGCCAGTGACTGCCTGGCGGTGTATGTTGTTAtgaggtgtggggtggggagtATACAGGTAGCTGTTCGGTGGTATATATTGTGATAAGATGGGGGTTGGAGGGTGTAGCTGGCCGGTGGTACATattgtgatgatgtcagagCTGGATTGTGGCTGTTGATTGGCTGAACTCCTGTTACCCCGCCTCTCCCTCTGCAGATCTCCTACCACGGCAGTGAGGAGGGATGGGAGAGCGAGGACTCGGAGGGGGAGAACCAGGAGCTGGCACAGATCGACAGGGGTACTGTCACTCTCAAATCCACATGCaaatccaaatgcaaatgcacagaTGCACTGTTTAAACAAATGCAGGGTCCTGGGCTACTCCTGAGGGACAGGAGCGTGTGCAGAAAGGAGAACATGCGAGGGTGAGGGTGAAAGTTCTAGAAGCAGGCCCTGATGGTTGAGGGCCCTGTTCTCTCTGAGTCACATGACAGAGAGCTGGTTTGGGAGAGCGAGTTTGAATCTGCTTTGTCTCTCGGGTTCTGGGTGAAATGCAGTCATGTAAAACtgagtaaaatgaaaatatgagcaTCCCCAGACACCCGTCTAACAGCGCTGTACATAAGCCAGGGCTGTGCACTCAGGGTCCATCCATTTtgggattttgtgccaacttatGGTTTTGATTTTTTACTTATCCCAGTTggtctttttcattttacatttttgagaaGGTCTTCAGCTACAGCTGGCACACGCATGgatgcaggcacgcacgcatgcacgtacacacacacacacacacacacgaacgcacgcacacatgcacacacactcgctcgctcactgactcgctcactcactcactgactcactcactcactcactcactcactcactcactcactcacacacactcactgactcactgactcgctcgctcactcactcactcactcactcacacactcactcactcacacactcgctcgctcactcactcactcactcactcactcatagaGAGGGGGGCGCACGTTCACTCTAATCTTTGACCCCCAGAGCGGCGGCGGAACTGCGGCCTGACCCCGCTGGCCACCAGCCAGCAGTAcaaccagggggcgctgtcccCGGCCCGGCTGCGCCGCCTCCGCCTGCTCCTGGACCCGGCGCGGGACCGCCACAGCtcggaggaggagctggagcgcaTCATCCGCGCcgaggacaggaagtgggcggagCACAGCAGCAGCGCCTCCAGCGACGAGGAGGTGAAGGACCTGTGCGGCCCCCCCGCGGACCAGGGCCCCCGCCTCGCCCTGGCCCCCAGCCCCGTGCTCTTCAgcgcctcccccccgccccaccacggCCTGCGGCCCCCGTCCCGCGGGCCCCCCAGGCCCCTGCTCCTCGGCCACTTCGAGCCGCCGGCCGCGCCCTACCGCCGCCACCGCCAGGGGTACGCCGGCGAGCAGCGCAGGCCCAGCCTGGACCTGGAGAAGATGCAGCAGGTTCGATTagccccccccgacccccccatccctcccacagacacccccaaacctcccccGAACCCCCTCACAATCAGagaaaacacaataacacacattcCCCAAAATACAACACAGCTTCCAAATACGTGTACAGCCTACACCAGgactgcccagccctgttcctggagatctaccctcctgtaggtttttctCTCCAAacctgacaaagcacacctcactctgGAGCTAGAGAACTCATCGAGCTGCTGATTGGTAGAGccaggtgtgccagattaggggTTAGAATGTAAACATGCAGGATGGGAGATCTCCAGGCACAGGGCTGGGAAGCCCTGTTTTAATGGGACAGGGGGACAGAAACTGCCCTTGGCAGCCCTGACCTGTACAGTTCAACGAAGGTGGCGGAACCGTACGTGCCATAAATTGCGCATGCACTGCAGGTTGCCGTGGTAGCTGTGACAGCCTTTCCGCAGCGTTTCCGCAGCGTCGCCGCAGCGTTGCGAGGGCGTTCGCGTCCCGGCCTTCCCGTCATCTGGACCGCCGTGCAGATGTCACACTTGTCAGGGGTTTGGcgaaaaaaccttttttttttgacactgaGAGGACGTGGTGGTGCAGTGTTATGAGGCGTTATAAGGCGTTATAACCCTCCTCTGGTGACACagtgggtctctctctcacaggacGGATGTGGGCcagcgcccccgccccccccccccccagttcagAGGGACACAATCCTCCGAGCAGATGTATGCTCTGTTCCCACAAAACCAGTTAGGGAGGtggggctgggagggagggacagagaacgagagagagagagagagagacagacagacagagcgtgagagagagagagagggagttttGATGCTCTTTAATGAAACATCGAGTTGCAATAACAACTTAAAAACCAGGGTAAAGGGGGACCAAGTCCTATCACCCCTGACCCTAATGCTTTGGCcgcacaaacacccacatacaagcacacgcacacacacacacacacacacacacacacagaaagagcgagaaagacagagagagagaggtgggggtgggagggagggagagagagagagagagaaagaaagacagagagagagctaatAAACAAGTGGGAGAGAAGTCTGGACGAGTGATCATTAAAACCAGTAGCTGCCAGGTCACAGacagcgagggggggtggggggggggggtccatatGTCTCCGGGAGATTGTGGAGAGGGTGAGCAGATGACGAGGAGCAGGGggcagaagagaaagagagaagagagagagagagagagagaggagggcgagcgggtgggtgggggaacTCGGTCAAGTGGAAGAGGAGGGATTTGGCGggtcagggaggagggggggcggagggacaACAGTAAAGAGCTGGCGAAGCATGTTAACCCTtctgggggggtgctggaaaaATGAGGGGGACACACTTCTGCCTTGTCATACGGATTTATCCtgccatatgcacacacacacacacgcaaacacacacacacacacacactcacacacacgcacacacgcacacacgcactcacacacacacactcacacacacacactcgctcacacacacacacgcacacacacacacacatgtttgcgcacacacacatatgtgcacacacacgcaaacacacacacgcgcacgtggAAGATTCGTGTCCAGTCACTGTAGCCTAGCCACTCCTAAACCAAAGATGGAACCCACGCGATCGAGCTGGAGTCGAACCCGTGGTCCTGGTTCCGTGGGTCCCtcctcgagagagagagagagagagagagagagaaagagggagagggagagcgagagggagagcgagggagagggagagggaaggagagagagagagagaggagagaggggagagagaagagaggagagaggagagggagagaggaggaggggagagagaggagaagaggagagagggagggagagagggagagagagagagggagcgagagcgagagcaggCCCGCGACAGGTTGTCACCCGCCATGTTTGGCTCCTCTCCCAGCTCCCACACAATGGCCGCGCTTCTAAAATTTCCATATTAATTCCCCTCGTCCAAAAAGGCACTTGTGGCATAATAATCCCCAGACAATTCTCCAATTGTTGGGGCTCCTTGTACGCCAGGATCCCGAACCACAGACTCCGGGAACTCGGGGGGGAACCGTCTctgttacagaaaaaaaaacaccgcacATATCTCCGGCTCGACCGTGACACAGTGGGGTTAAGACCCGTTCAGAGAGCTTTTTTGGAACGTGTTCAGGTAGCGTTTTCCAAATGTTTGCTGGACGTTCTCAGACCGCTTGGCGACGCTGAAATTTGCACGCTGTTGCGGGGGTAATTCGGGATGGGGGgcgagtgggggcgggggtgggtggagagCGACTTGACCCGTCTGAAAATGTGTGTCCCGAATTAACGAGGGTCTTTTATTCCCGCAGAAAATGCTGCTGAAGAAGAACGGCGGAGGGAAGACGAGGACCATAAAGATTCGGGTGAGTACGCGGGGGCCCCCGTCTGCTCCCCCTCCGCGCGGATTTAGGGGGGGAGTCCTGTTACAGAGAGGGCCTGCGCTGAATGAGGTCACGGGGGGCCCAGACAATACCGTCTGCCTCCGCGCCAACGTCGCTGAGCCCCTCCGGGGGGCAGGCTGGCAGCGCACCTGGCACAGGTGCCCGCTTCCGCGCTCCGCCGAAGCTCCAGCTGGTCCCCCTCCAACAGGAAATCTCTCTTCGTTAAACTCGTTCTGGGGCGCTACGTAGCTCCCAAGAATTTCCCCTGTAAAAAAAtttgacccaaaaaaaaaatatatatatatttctatggAAACCATGAGCAAGTCGGATTTAATTTGTTGGGGTGTTGACGAAACGGGGGACGGAGTCCTGCTTTACGTCCGTTTGTTTGCGTGTCTTAACGAGCGTGTTGGGCGTGTTTGGTACTCGGCGCTGAACGCAGGCCCCGGTCTGTGCTGGAGCACGCTGAGATCCCGGGGATTCTCTGATGGAATATTGACGGCGGGCTGTGCAGCTGCTCTGTGGAAGCGTTGGGGTGCGGGTcgtatttggggggggggtgcccgcTGCCCTCTCCGAGGGAACAGCTTGAGCCAGCGTGGAGGTGCCGGGGCTTTTTGGCAGGGTCCCGCGCAGCTCCAGAAGGATTAGCAGAATGAGGCAAAGCCTTGCGTCATCGGCTGCGTGGGGTCCTCACCACGAGcattcactacacacacacaccacacacctagCCACCTACAtggcactacacacacacacacacacacacacacaccacaaccacctaaccccaccacacacacacacacacacccaccacactcaccacacatcacataccccacccttcacacacacacacacacacacacaccacacacacatgggccactcccacacacacacacacacacacacacacacacatgcataacaacacaccacacacacacaacaacacaacacacacacacacacacaccacacacatcacacgcacacacacgcacacactcacacacacacacacacacatacagacacacacacgggccaccctcacaca carries:
- the si:dkey-16j16.4 gene encoding uncharacterized protein si:dkey-16j16.4, with protein sequence MMKTLTKKLRRHSLNEIHPFQLKISYHGSEEGWESEDSEGENQELAQIDRERRRNCGLTPLATSQQYNQGALSPARLRRLRLLLDPARDRHSSEEELERIIRAEDRKWAEHSSSASSDEEVKDLCGPPADQGPRLALAPSPVLFSASPPPHHGLRPPSRGPPRPLLLGHFEPPAAPYRRHRQGYAGEQRRPSLDLEKMQQKMLLKKNGGGKTRTIKIRNLSGSRPPPRYAYDPSVFAFRSLSTVPPRSPLTPQEELA